The following are from one region of the Amycolatopsis sp. QT-25 genome:
- a CDS encoding Ku protein, protein MRSMWKGSVSFGLVSIPIQLYAATENKNVSLRQVHESDGGRIQYKRFCTIDGEEVPYAEIAKGYELPDGEMVVLTDEDMSELPLASSRAIDVLEFVPLESIDPIQFDKTYYLEPQKNAVKPYVVLRDALQKASHVAVAKVAIRQRETLAILRVHSDVLTMTTMLWPDEVRVPDFGFLHDDPPQVRPQELTMAGSLIDSLSEPVFEQEKYTDSYREALEAMIEAKASGNETTKPKAVGAKADVVDLMEALQASVSEAKKSRKPSTAKKTTAAKKPASGKRTPKSA, encoded by the coding sequence ATGCGTTCGATGTGGAAGGGCTCAGTGTCCTTCGGGCTGGTGAGCATCCCGATCCAGCTCTACGCGGCCACCGAGAACAAGAACGTCTCGCTGCGCCAGGTGCACGAGTCCGACGGTGGCCGCATCCAGTACAAGCGGTTCTGCACGATCGACGGCGAGGAAGTGCCCTACGCCGAGATCGCCAAGGGCTACGAACTGCCCGACGGCGAGATGGTCGTGCTCACCGACGAGGACATGTCCGAACTGCCGTTGGCGTCGTCGCGGGCGATCGACGTGCTCGAGTTCGTGCCGCTGGAGTCCATCGACCCGATCCAGTTCGACAAGACCTACTACCTCGAACCGCAGAAGAACGCCGTCAAACCGTACGTGGTCCTGCGTGACGCGTTGCAGAAGGCGAGTCACGTGGCGGTCGCGAAGGTCGCCATCCGGCAACGGGAGACACTCGCGATCCTGCGGGTGCACAGCGACGTCCTGACGATGACGACGATGTTGTGGCCCGACGAGGTCCGCGTCCCGGACTTCGGGTTCCTGCACGACGATCCGCCGCAGGTGCGGCCGCAAGAGCTGACGATGGCGGGTTCACTGATCGACTCGCTCTCGGAGCCGGTCTTCGAGCAGGAGAAGTACACCGATTCCTACCGCGAGGCGCTGGAGGCCATGATCGAGGCCAAGGCCTCGGGGAACGAGACCACGAAGCCGAAGGCCGTGGGTGCGAAGGCCGACGTCGTCGACCTCATGGAAGCCTTGCAGGCCAGCGTGAGCGAAGCGAAGAAGAGCAGGAAGCCTTCGACGGCCAAGAAGACCACCGCGGCGAAGAAACCCGCGTCCGGCAAGCGAACACCCAAGAGCGCCTGA
- a CDS encoding styrene monooxygenase/indole monooxygenase family protein encodes MRKVLIVGAGQSGLQLALSLLAHDYDVTVMSARTPEEIRSGKVMSTQCMFHSALQHERDHQLNLWEDETVKVEGLGVSIAGPDSSRVLDWFGPLEHYAQSVDQRVKMAAWLELVEDRGGKVVIHGVTTSDLAPLAKLYDLVVIAAGKGELVQLFDRIPERSPYTEPQRALSLAYVHGLERRPEHPDTAAVRFNIIPGVGELFMIPAYTLSGNCDILFFEGVPGGPLDCWDDRPSPQQHLDRILSLMKQFLPWEYERSKNAVLTDAKATLAGGYTPVVRNAVGKLDSGTAVLGMADVVVANDPITGQGSNNASHCAASYLDSILDRGDKPFDEEWMTTSFEKYWEYAQHVTTWTNAMLRPPPPHVLQIIGAAGEKPAVARRFANGFSDPTDFQHWLLDPAKAEKYLAEV; translated from the coding sequence ATGCGCAAGGTTCTGATCGTCGGTGCCGGGCAGTCGGGTTTGCAGCTGGCTTTGAGCCTGCTGGCCCACGACTACGACGTCACGGTGATGTCGGCGCGGACGCCGGAGGAGATCCGGTCCGGCAAGGTGATGTCGACCCAGTGCATGTTCCACTCCGCCCTGCAGCACGAGCGGGACCACCAGCTGAACCTGTGGGAAGACGAGACCGTCAAGGTCGAGGGGCTCGGCGTCTCGATCGCGGGACCGGATTCCAGCCGCGTGCTGGACTGGTTCGGCCCGTTGGAGCACTACGCGCAGTCGGTGGATCAGCGGGTGAAGATGGCGGCCTGGCTGGAGCTGGTGGAGGACCGCGGCGGCAAGGTCGTCATCCACGGCGTCACCACCTCGGATCTCGCGCCGTTGGCGAAGCTGTACGACCTGGTCGTCATCGCGGCGGGCAAGGGTGAGCTGGTCCAGCTGTTCGACCGGATCCCCGAGCGGTCGCCGTACACCGAACCGCAGCGCGCGCTCTCGCTGGCGTATGTGCACGGCCTCGAACGACGGCCCGAGCATCCGGACACGGCGGCGGTGCGGTTCAACATCATCCCCGGCGTGGGCGAGCTGTTCATGATCCCCGCGTACACGCTGAGCGGCAACTGCGACATCCTGTTCTTCGAAGGTGTCCCCGGCGGCCCGCTCGACTGCTGGGACGACCGGCCCTCGCCGCAGCAGCATCTCGACCGGATCCTGTCGCTGATGAAACAGTTCCTCCCGTGGGAGTACGAGCGCTCGAAGAACGCCGTCCTGACCGACGCGAAGGCGACGCTGGCGGGCGGGTACACGCCGGTCGTGCGGAACGCGGTCGGCAAACTCGACTCGGGGACCGCGGTGCTCGGCATGGCCGACGTCGTGGTGGCCAACGACCCGATCACCGGTCAGGGTTCCAACAACGCGAGCCACTGCGCGGCGTCCTATCTGGACTCGATCCTCGATCGCGGGGACAAGCCGTTCGACGAGGAGTGGATGACCACGTCGTTCGAGAAGTACTGGGAGTACGCCCAGCACGTGACGACCTGGACCAACGCGATGCTGCGGCCGCCGCCCCCGCACGTGCTCCAGATCATCGGCGCGGCGGGGGAGAAGCCCGCCGTGGCGCGGCGATTCGCGAACGGGTTCTCCGATCCGACCGACTTCCAGCACTGGCTCCTCGACCCCGCGAAAGCGGAGAAGTACCTGGCCGAGGTCTGA
- a CDS encoding ATP/GTP-binding protein — MKERPGDANAVAGSESDTDLLAISAKIVVAGGFGVGKTTFVGSVSEVPPLSNEAWMTEAGAGVDELVPPGTKSTTTVAMDFGRITLREDLLLYLFGTPGQARFWFLWDDLSRGALGAVVLVDTSRIDQSFAAINYFENDSELPFVVAVNQFQGMPVHDLDEVRDALALSPDIPLITCDARDPKSAVATLRELVSHTLSLAVVSGPGRRSEARFSAEDPSAPYVSLS, encoded by the coding sequence GTGAAAGAGCGCCCTGGCGACGCGAACGCGGTCGCGGGTTCCGAATCGGACACAGATCTCCTGGCGATCTCCGCCAAGATCGTGGTCGCCGGTGGATTCGGCGTCGGCAAGACGACGTTCGTCGGCTCCGTCTCCGAGGTCCCGCCCCTGAGCAACGAAGCATGGATGACCGAGGCCGGTGCCGGGGTCGACGAGCTGGTGCCGCCCGGGACCAAATCGACCACCACGGTCGCGATGGACTTCGGCCGGATCACCCTGCGTGAAGACCTGCTCCTGTACCTGTTCGGCACGCCCGGCCAGGCCCGGTTCTGGTTCCTCTGGGATGACCTCTCGCGCGGTGCGCTCGGCGCCGTCGTGCTGGTCGACACCAGCCGGATCGACCAGTCGTTCGCCGCGATCAACTACTTCGAGAACGACTCCGAGCTGCCGTTCGTCGTCGCGGTCAACCAGTTCCAGGGCATGCCGGTGCACGACCTCGACGAGGTCCGCGACGCGCTGGCGCTGTCCCCGGACATCCCGTTGATCACCTGCGACGCCCGAGACCCGAAGTCCGCGGTCGCGACGTTGCGGGAACTGGTGTCGCACACGCTGTCTCTCGCGGTGGTCTCCGGGCCCGGCCGCCGGTCCGAAGCACGGTTTTCCGCTGAGGACCCATCAGCTCCGTACGTGTCACTCAGCTGA
- a CDS encoding DUF742 domain-containing protein, protein MTVSTDHSPDRPGKMRSRRIRPYALTGGRTKSSQLLLVETLISVPRYDPSLAEALMPESRALYERSRDRSSIAELSVGLDLPLGVVRVLIGDLAAQGAVFVHPTAHAYNHDTNVLERILDGLKRLPV, encoded by the coding sequence ATGACCGTGTCCACCGACCACTCTCCGGACCGGCCCGGCAAGATGCGCAGCCGCAGGATCCGGCCGTACGCGCTGACCGGCGGACGGACCAAGAGCAGCCAGCTGCTGCTCGTGGAGACCCTGATCTCGGTCCCGCGTTACGACCCGTCGCTGGCCGAGGCGCTGATGCCCGAGTCGCGCGCGCTGTACGAGCGGTCCCGCGACCGGTCGTCGATCGCCGAGCTTTCGGTGGGACTGGACCTGCCCTTGGGCGTGGTCCGGGTGCTCATCGGCGACCTCGCCGCCCAAGGCGCCGTCTTCGTGCACCCGACGGCCCACGCCTACAACCACGATACGAATGTGCTCGAGAGGATCCTCGATGGACTCAAGCGCCTCCCGGTCTGA
- a CDS encoding roadblock/LC7 domain-containing protein, which yields MTAQDATTDFTWLLDDFVRKVHGASHALIMSVDGFPLTASESVSSDDAEQLAAIASGLLSLAGNSAALFGKGNCEQIIIRLTRGYFLFMGIGAEAGLAVLTEPDCDMKVVAYEMTQFITNAGHALTPEVRAGLRQVLTARRPQA from the coding sequence TGACCGCCCAGGACGCGACCACGGATTTCACGTGGCTGCTCGACGACTTCGTGCGCAAGGTGCACGGCGCCAGTCACGCGCTGATCATGTCCGTCGACGGTTTCCCGTTGACCGCGTCGGAATCGGTGTCGAGTGACGACGCCGAGCAGCTCGCCGCCATCGCGAGCGGCCTGCTCAGCCTCGCGGGCAACAGCGCCGCGCTGTTCGGCAAGGGCAACTGCGAGCAGATCATCATCCGGCTCACCCGCGGGTACTTCCTGTTCATGGGGATCGGCGCCGAGGCCGGGCTGGCGGTGCTCACCGAACCGGACTGCGACATGAAGGTCGTCGCCTACGAGATGACCCAGTTCATCACCAACGCCGGTCACGCCCTCACACCCGAGGTGCGAGCGGGACTCCGGCAGGTCCTGACCGCCCGACGGCCGCAGGCCTGA